A single genomic interval of Rhododendron vialii isolate Sample 1 chromosome 3a, ASM3025357v1 harbors:
- the LOC131321225 gene encoding uncharacterized protein LOC131321225, translating to MADEEAAPVRTLQGYLNSERVTQLSPIVFPRPTTVANTFVFKSDYHRCIPFFHDMEREDPYQHIWEFEEVLQSFVSGEVLLNQARLRLFPFTLKDKAKTWFHSLKPQSLNTWGEGQDVFHKKFFPASRTKLLMDQIQGFKQCEGEAFHQYWERYKDLLSAVPHHNFALYQLIHYFHMGCTQQSKQLLDTMCSGGFMNKSPDDGWDYLDELANKSLTWNYEDAGDRAMASQGPGGSGKFSINEHNAIETRMEQLAQKLEKLKLKRVKEVKALRAVEEMCAICETSGHSTVNCLSIPTLRHHYSNLNLPIEEIEGGPSQAPLGSQMQPWRPAQGQGQPRFSQGPPDFAPSGPFQAPNQFQPPPRRSLEDTLQSFMQAQSNYNENNTQMMGELKNMGKITTSIGLLQQERGKFPTQPQANPQSHLLIGSSSIPLPEQAQAIITLRSGKAVDNLVVNPSATPILEPASTSTSSTTLGESPKSSPEEDGESPVHGSKEAETTPSPQDSPVPAPYPSRLKKPISPSKDADILDVFKKVNVNIPLMDAIKQIPSYAKFLKDLCTQKCKLNMHKKVFLTEQVSQIFQTNLAPKYKDPGCPTIAITIGGKRVEQALWNLGASVNLLPYSVY from the exons ATGGCAGATGAGGAAGCTGCCCCGGTTAGGACTCTTCAGGGCTATTTGAATTCGGAACGGGTCACTCAATTGTCACCGATAGTTTTTCCACGGCCCACCACTGTTGCAAACACATTCGTGTTCAAATCAGACTATCATCGTTGCATTCCATTCTTCCACGATATGGAGCGCGAGGATCCATACCAACATATCTGggaatttgaggaagttctccAATCGTTCGTTAGCGGGGAGGTGCTTCTCAACCAAGCAAGATTGAGGCTTTTCCCTTTCACTTTGAAGGATAAGGCTAAAACATGGTTTCACtctttgaagcctcaatctttgaaCACATGGGGGGAAGGGCAAGATGTTTTTCATAAGAAATTCTTCCCAGCGAGCCGAACAAAGCTCTTGATGGATCAAATCCAGGGTTTCAAGCAATGTGAGGGAGAAGCTTTCCACcagtattgggagcgttacaaggatttgcttTCTGCGGTTCCTCACCACAACTTTGCCTTGTATCAACTGATTCACTACTTCCATATGGGCTGCACGCAACAAAGCAAGCAACTGCTTGACACCATGTGCTCCGGAGGATTTATGAATAAGTCACCCGATGATGGTTGGGATTACTTAGATGAGTTAGCCAATAAGTCTTTGACTTGGAATTATGAAGATGCTGGTGATAGAGCTATGGCTAGCCAAGGTCCCGGTGGCTCCGGAAAGTTCTCCATAAATGAGCACAATGCTATCGAAACACGGATGGAGCAACTAGCACAAAAGTTGGAGAAGTTGAAGTTGAAAAGGGTAAAGGAAGTTAAGGCATTGCGAGCGGTAGAGGAGATGTGTGCCATATGTGAAACATCGGGCCATTCCACCGTCAATTGCTTGTCTATTCCCACTCTCAGGCATCACTATAGCAACCTCAACCTTCCGATCGAAGAA ATTGAAGGCGGACCATCTCAAGCACCTCTCGGTTCTCAAATGCAACCATGGCGGCCTGCTCAAGGCCAAGGGCAGCCTCGTTTTTCCCAAGGACCACCCGATTTTGCACCCTCTGGACCATTTCAGGCACCCAATCAGTTTCAACCTCCGCCGAGGCGATCATTGGAGGATACTCTTCAATCCTTCATGCAAGCTCAATCAAATTACAATGAGAATAACACCCAAATGATGGGGGAATTGAAGAACATGGGAAAGATAACCACATCTATAGGGCTTCTCCAGCAAGAAAGGGGCAAGTTTCCTACTCAGCCACAAGCCAACCCACAAAGCCACCTCCTCATTGGTAGTTCTTCCATACCACTGCCCGAGCAAGCTCAAGCAATTATCACTCTAAGGAGTGGCAAGGCGGTTGACAATCTCGTTGTCAATCCGTCGGCTACACCTATCTTAGAACCAGCTTCGACATCAACAAGTTCTACAActcttggggaatctcccaagtcATCTCCGGAAGAAGACGGGGAATCTCCCGTGCACGGTTCAAAGGAAGCTGAGACCACTCCAAGTCCACAGGATTCTCCCGTTCCGGCACCCTATCCTTCCCGATTGAAAAAGCCGATTTCTCCATCCAAAGATGCCGATATACTTGACGTGTTCAAAAAGGTCAATGTGAACATCCCTTTAATGGATGCCATTAAGCAAATTCCTTCCTACGCTAAGTTCTTGAAGGATTTGTGCACCCAAAAATGCAAGCTTAATATGCACAAGAAGGTGTTTCTTACCGAGCAAGTTAGCCAAATTTTCCAAACGAATCTTGCACCTAAATACAAAGACCCCGGATGTCCTACAATTGCAATTACTATTGGGGGTAAGAGAGTAGAGCAAGCTCTTTGGAATTTGGGTGCGAGTGTCAATTTGCTACCTTATTCGGTGTATTAA
- the LOC131320478 gene encoding 7-deoxyloganetic acid glucosyl transferase-like, whose translation MDPQPPHVLIFPLPLQGPINSMLKLAELLCLSGGLHVTFLVTDHIRRRLLRHTNIQTHFSRYPGFDLASIPDGLPEDHPRLGDQLTEIFDALEAVTKPLFREMLVSGTRRPPVTCVIADGILGFTIDVAKEIGMPVICLRTISPCFLWIVFCLPKLIEAGELPFKDKDLDAPIRSVPGMEDFLRRRDLPSFCRSGELTGPIFKRYLTESIQVSRADGLILNSFEDLEGPLLSHIHTQCPNLYTIGPLHAHLKSRLSIEKSLSSFSSTSFREEDRSCLTWLDQQPSKSVIYVSFGSLATMTWDQFTEFWHGLMNSGKQFLWVIRPDSIAGKDGESHIFTKLRENSTGRGYIVGWAPQEEVLSHESVAAFFTHSGWNSTLESICEGVSMICYPYFVDQQVNSRFVGEVWKLGLDMKDTCNRFIIEKMVRDLMEDRRDEFMRSADHMANLARQSVGEGGVSRRNLDRLIEDIRSMSLRTSYSQSPD comes from the exons ATGGATCCTCAACCTCCACATGTACTCATCTTCCCTCTCCCCTTGCAAGGCCCCATCAACTCCATGCTGAAGCTCGCCGAGCTCCTCTGCCTCTCCGGCGGCCTCCATGTCACCTTCCTCGTCACCGACCACATACGCCGTCGCCTCCTCCGCCACACCAACATCCAAACGCACTTCAGCCGCTACCCGGGGTTCGACTTGGCATCGATACCCGATGGCCTACCGGAAGACCACCCCCGACTTGGCGACCAACTGACGGAGATATTCGACGCTTTGGAGGCCGTGACGAAGCCGCTTTTCAGAGAGATGTTGGTCTCCGGTACACGGCGGCCGCCAGTGACATGTGTGATAGCAGATGGGATTCTGGGTTTTACGATAGATGTTGCCAAGGAGATTGGGATGCCTGTTATTTGCTTGAGGACTATAAGTCCTTGCTTCCTCTGGATTGTCTTCTGCCTTCCCAAGCTAATTGAAGCTGGAGAACTTCCATTCAAAG ATAAGGACTTGGACGCACCAATTAGGAGTGTGCCGGGaatggaagattttctacgacGACGAGACCTACCAAGCTTCTGCCGCTCCGGCGAGCTCACGGGCCCAATTTTCAAGCGCTATTTAACGGAGAGCATCCAAGTTTCACGAGCCGACGGTCTCATACTCAACTCATTTGAAGACTTAGAAGGACCACTACTCTCTCACATTCACACTCAATGTCCCAACCTCTACACCATCGGACCACTCCACGCCCACCTAAAATCTAGGTTATCCATTGAAAAATCATTGTCCTCGTTTAGCTCAACCAGTTTTCGGGAAGAGGACCGAAGTTGCCTTACATGGCTCGATCAACAACCATCCAAATCCGTGATCTATGTTAGCTTTGGAAGCCTCGCAACAATGACATGGGACCAGTTCACAGAGTTTTGGCACGGTCTGATGAATAGTGGGAAGCAATTCTTGTGGGTTATACGGCCTGACTCTATAGCCGGAAAGGATGGGGAGAGTCATATTTTTACAAAACTCCGAGAGAACAGTACAGGAAGAGGGTACATTGTGGGTTGGGCTCCACAGGAAGAGGTCCTGTCCCATGAGTCCGTCGCAGCTTTCTTCACTCATAGTGGGTGGAACTCGACGTTGGAAAGTATATGTGAAGGAGTATCGATGATTTGTTACCCTTACTTTGTGGATCAACAGGTGAATAGTAGGTTTGTGGGAGAGGTTTGGAAACTCGGGTTGGACATGAAAGATACATGCAATAGATTCATCATTGAGAAGATGGTAAGGGATCTAATGGAGGACAGAAGGGATGAGTTTATGAGGTCCGCGGATCATATGGCTAATTTGGCGAGGCAATCTGTGGGGGAAGGAGGGGTATCACGTCGTAATTTGGACCGTTTGATTGAGGACATAAGGTCGATGAGCCTGCGAACATCTTACAGCCAAAGCCCGGATTAA
- the LOC131320477 gene encoding uncharacterized protein LOC131320477, translating into MLITAVKHHNPPPPPRLSLSLSLPDFFQFWVVSLMTGAMNNRDFWLPSEFLTADDMLMGKENLNKNNIAFATNFGFPTDFPYEFGSSLLSSPVESVVGSTETESNEDDLLTGLARRFARSSLNEKALKITSAQQNLEKSWAVSGSPQSTLSAVGSWSVSPTPLGGNNDGWDLMYAAAAAAGQLARLKMNGEGLSPTQILTPIQHPSHPVRNPNTAFYANQSNSHTLSHPNHLGNLRKEEVLKQQWSCIWGRQIPSKQQGFQSSSGGYERQVGLSESPWLPVQVQRQNHPSQRRQCGGSGMRAVFLGGSGGKRECAGTGVFLPRRYGSNNPSECRKKPGCSAALLPARVVQALNNSNFDNMASQSQAQAQPQFNNAFGPEYDNLIMRNAMLNQQRWSIIRPELGGMRRRRRSHDLCLLPQEWTY; encoded by the exons ATGCTCATCACGGCCGTCAAACaccacaacccccccccccccccgcgcctgtctctctctctctctctccccgactTCTTTCAATTTTGGGTTGTTTCACTCATGACTGGCGCCATGAACAACAGAGATTTTTGGCTTCCGTCGGAGTTCCTTACCGCCGACGACATGCTCATGGGCAAAGAAAActtaaacaaaaacaacattGCTTTCGCGACCAATTTTGGCTTCCCCACTGACTTTCCGTACGAGTTTGGCTCGTCTCTGCTCAGTTCCCCCGTTGAGTCGGTTGTGGGCTCAACCGAGACGGAGAGCAACGAGGATGACCTACTCACCGGGTTGGCCCGCCGGTTCGCTCGTTCCTCCCTCAACGAGAAAGCCCTCAAAATCACTTCTGCTCAGCAAAATCTGGAg AAATCGTGGGCCGTTTCCGGTTCGCCGCAGTCGACTCTGAGCGCGGTCGGAAGCTGGTCCGTCAGCCCGACGCCATTGGGTGGGAACAACGACGGTTGGGATTTGATGTatgcggcggcggcggcggcgggacAGCTGGCAAGGCTGAAGATGAATGGCGAAGGCCTCTCCCCCACTCAGATTCTCACTCCCATCCAACACCCTTCTCACCCTGTGAGAAACCCCAACACCGCATTCTATGCAAATCAGTCCAACTCTCATACCCTCTCACATCCAAATCAC CTTGGGAATTTGAGAAAGGAGGAAGTGCTGAAACAACAGTGGTCTTGTATTTGGGGAAGGCAAATCCCGTCAAAGCAACAAGGGTTCCAGAGTAGTAGTGGGGGGTATGAAAGGCAAGTGGGTTTGTCTGAATCTCCATGGCTTCCCGTGCAAGTCCAGAGGCAGAACCACCCAAGTCAGCGGCGGCAGTGCGGTGGGTCGGGGATGAGAGCGGTTTTCCTCGGCGGATCTGGAGGGAAGAGGGAGTGCGCTGGTACTGGTGTGTTTTTACCTCGTAGATATGGAAGCAACAACCCTTCAGAGTGTCGGAAGAAGCCAG GCTGTTCAGCTGCCCTACTCCCAGCTAGGGTTGTCCAGGCTCTGAACAATAGTAATTTTGACAACATGGCTTCGCAGTCCCAGGCCCAGGCCCAACCCCAATTTAACAATGCTTTCGGCCCGGAATACG ATAATTTGATCATGAGAAATGCGATGTTGAATCAGCAGAGGTGGAGTATAATAAGGCCAGAACTAGGGggaatgaggaggaggaggaggagtcacGATTTGTGCCTTCTCCCCCAGGAGTGGACGTATTAA